CTTCCTTGGTGTCGAAACCCCAATAGCGGCCCCACGCATCCTGCGCCCAGATCGAACCGGCGATGAGGGTGAAGGTCCAGAAGATGAAGCCGATGATCGCCACACGGTACGCGAGCGATTCGAGCTCGTCGGCGTTCGGAACCGTCCGCAGCAGCGACCGCTTCTCACCTCGCGACGCATCCTCGCGCACGCGACGCTCGCGACCCGTCTGGAACAGCTGCAGCACGCTCAGCGCGAAGGCGAGGCCCATGAACGCGGTGGCGAGCGACGCGACGAACACGTGGATGACGAGCCAGGCCGACTTGAGCGGGTCCGCGAGCGGCACGATCTCGGTGTAGATCGCGGGCAGCGCGGCCGCGCCGAGCAGCACGGCGACGAGCCCCGTCATGAACGCGCCCACATAACGCAGGTCGCGCCAGAAGAGCACGCCGAGGTAGACGGCCGTGAACAGCAGCGTCGACGTCATCGCGAACTCGTACATGTTCGACCAGGGCACGCGGCCCGCGCCGATTCCGCGCAGGATCGTCGCGGCCAAGTGCAGCAGGAATGCGATCGCCGTCAGGGTGGTGCCGATGCGGCCCATGACGTTGTTTGTGTGCGGCACCGGGGCGCTGTCGCGCTCGAGGACCGCGGTGGCTGCGCCTCCGGCCGACGTCGTTCCACCGGCGGCGACGAGCTCGCGATCCTTCTGCCGGATCGAGGCGTCGGACCGTTTCGCGAGGTCCACGGCGTAGCACACGAAGGCAAGCACGTACACGATGATCGCGGTCCACAGCGAGATGACAGACCACGTGTCGAACATGAGGGCGTTCGCGGAGGGCATGCGCTGATCCTAGTTCTTCGATTCGGGCAGGAGATGTGCGCGGTGCGCATCCGCGAGGTCGTCGACGGCGCGGCGGATCGCGGGATCCTCGCCACGAGCGAGGCCGGCGTACTCGATGAGGACGCCATCGTCGTCGGGCGTGACCTTCACCCACATCCGCCGTCGCGGTACGAGCAGCGCGGTGATGAGTCCGGCGACGATGAGCACGGCGAAGGCCAGCACCCACGTCTTCGACGCGTCGTGGTGCATCTGCAGCGAGACGAAGCGCTTGACCGACTCGGTCATGCCGATCTCCGCGGCGTCCGCACCCTCGGGAGTCTCGTCCTCGAACGTGATCGAGCCGCGGTCGCCCGGCAGATCGACGGTCTCGCCCGGCGTCAGCTCGATCGAGGTCAGCTCGGAGTCCGGGCCGGCGATCTCCTCCATGTCACTCGGGTCGAGCTCATACACCGACCGCGGGGTGCCGCCGTCGATGCCGAGGTCGCCGACGTACGCCCGGAACGTGAGGACCGGGTTCAGCAGGTCGGAGTAGCCGGACGTGTACGCGCCGGTGTCGAGGTCCATCTTCGTCGGGTAGAAGAAGCCCGCGAGGCCGAGCTGCTCCTCGAGCCCGTCCGGCACCTTCACGACGCCGCTGGACGTGAGGTTGTCGTCCTGCGGCAGGAACGGCACGGAGTCGCGGAACACGACGTCGCCCGCGGGGTCGCGCACCGTGACCGTCGGGGCGTATCCGTTGCCGAGCAGGTAGATCGAGTCGCCGTGCACGGTGAGCGGGTGGTTGACGCGCACGACCCCGTCCTCGGCGGATCCGTCCGGCTCGCGAATCGTGACGTTCGCGGCGAAGTCGCCTGCCTGCCCGGCACCGTTCTGGCCGAACGGCACGTACGAGACGTCGAAGCG
Above is a window of Microbacterium faecale DNA encoding:
- the ccsB gene encoding c-type cytochrome biogenesis protein CcsB, with product MPSANALMFDTWSVISLWTAIIVYVLAFVCYAVDLAKRSDASIRQKDRELVAAGGTTSAGGAATAVLERDSAPVPHTNNVMGRIGTTLTAIAFLLHLAATILRGIGAGRVPWSNMYEFAMTSTLLFTAVYLGVLFWRDLRYVGAFMTGLVAVLLGAAALPAIYTEIVPLADPLKSAWLVIHVFVASLATAFMGLAFALSVLQLFQTGRERRVREDASRGEKRSLLRTVPNADELESLAYRVAIIGFIFWTFTLIAGSIWAQDAWGRYWGFDTKEVWTFIIWVLYAGYIHARATRGWRGTRSAWLSIVGFAAVLFNFTIVNMFFEGLHAYSGIS
- the resB gene encoding cytochrome c biogenesis protein ResB — translated: MSNSRSDTDPLRPADHVDSSREQIRQPKLGFVGWLRWGWRQLTSMRTAIVLLLILAVAAIPGSIFPQRMANPNGVTQWERDNPEAFPILDNLQMFDVYSSVWFSAIYLLLFVSLVGCILPRTKHHLKALRQRPPRTPARLARLADYRRERIEADPETAVQRAEQHLKRQGYRVERYDARGSLSVSAERGYLRETGNLVFHASLVGLLVAVGLGGQFAYTGQSVIIEGTTFVNSLINYSSMNKGRLVADDALAPYSMTLERFDVSYVPFGQNGAGQAGDFAANVTIREPDGSAEDGVVRVNHPLTVHGDSIYLLGNGYAPTVTVRDPAGDVVFRDSVPFLPQDDNLTSSGVVKVPDGLEEQLGLAGFFYPTKMDLDTGAYTSGYSDLLNPVLTFRAYVGDLGIDGGTPRSVYELDPSDMEEIAGPDSELTSIELTPGETVDLPGDRGSITFEDETPEGADAAEIGMTESVKRFVSLQMHHDASKTWVLAFAVLIVAGLITALLVPRRRMWVKVTPDDDGVLIEYAGLARGEDPAIRRAVDDLADAHRAHLLPESKN